One window from the genome of Musa acuminata AAA Group cultivar baxijiao chromosome BXJ1-4, Cavendish_Baxijiao_AAA, whole genome shotgun sequence encodes:
- the LOC103976134 gene encoding cytochrome P450 704C1, translating into MDFFSSFPSPVFPALTAASVMLALFLLRRLLRRCSSSVHRRKPNYPPIAGTVFHQLLNLSRLADFQTDLSRKYRTFRILTPFCNYVFTVDPANVEHILKINFANYGKGSFTYDIMCDFFGDGIFAVDGEKWRHQRKLASFEFSTKVLKNNSSVVFRSTAARLAKIISNAASSNEMIDIQDLLMKSTLDSICEVGFGVELDTLTGSTEEGRTFAKAFDDASAQIVLRFFDVFWKVKRFLNIGSEAKMKKSLKSIDDFVYKLIDTKIEQLSQRETGFMEKEDILSRFLIEREKNPDDMSYKYLRDIILNFVIAGRDTTAGTLSWFFYMLCKHPNVQEKVAQEVREATKIKGEVTVDEFVASLTEEALNEMQYLHASLTETLRLYPAVPLDVKHCFSEDTLPDGFDVKKGDLVIYQPYPMGRMQFLWGEDAEDFRPERWLNGDGVFVPESPFKFPAFQAGPRICLGKEFAYRQMKIFAATLLCFFKFKMWEEMSTVRSRTMLTLQIYGGLHLAALHRQGCLNAD; encoded by the exons ATGGACTTTTTCTCCAGTTTCCCATCTCCCGTCTTCCCAGCTCTCACTGCTGCCAGCGTGATGCTGGCACTCTTCCTCCTGAGACGATTGCTGCGGCGCTGCTCGTCAAGTGTTCACCGAAGGAAGCCAAATTACCCACCCATCGCAGGAACAGTATTCCACCAATTGCTAAACCTCAGTCGATTGGCAGATTTCCAAACCGACCTCTCCCGCAAGTACAGGACCTTCAGGATCCTCACCCCCTTCTGCAACTATGTTTTCACTGTCGACCCTGCCAACGTCGAGCACATCCTCAAAATCAACTTTGCAAACTATGGGAAG GGGAGCTTTACTTACGATATTATGTGCGACTTCTTTGGCGATGGAATCTTTGCGGTGGATGGTGAGAAGTGGCGCCATCAGAGAAAACTAGCGAGCTTCGAATTttccacaaaggtgttgaagaacAACAGCAGTGTGGTGTTCAGAAGCACTGCTGCCAGACTTGCTAAGATAATCTCAAACGCTGCGAGCTCTAATGAAATGATCGACATCCAA GATTTGCTCATGAAGTCGACGTTAGATTCCATATGTGAAGTTGGGTTTGGTGTGGAGTTGGATACGTTGACCGGATCGACTGAAGAGGGGAGAACTTTTGCCAAGGCGTTCGACGATGCAAGCGCTCAAATAGTGCTCCGGTTTTTTGATGTCTTTTGGAAGGTCAAGAGGTTCCTCAACATTGGCTCAGAAGCCAAGATGAAGAAGAGCCTCAAATCGATCGATGATTTTGTGTACAAATTGATCGATACAAAGATTGAGCAATTGTCTCAACGAGAAACCGGATTC ATGGAAAAAGAAGACATTTTGTCGAGATTTCTAATAGAACGAGAGAAAAATCCTGATGACATGAGCTACAAGTACTTGAGAGACATCATACTCAACTTTGTGATTGCGGGAAGGGACACCACGGCAGGGACTCTTTCATGGTTCTTCTATATGCTATGCAAGCATCCCAATGTACAAGAAAAAGTAGCACAAGAGGTGAGAGAAGCAACCAAGATAAAAGGCGAAGTGACCGTCGACGAATTCGTCGCAAGCCTAACCGAGGAAGCCCTCAACGAGATGCAGTACCTTCACGCATCTCTGACCGAGACTCTCAGGCTGTACCCTGCAGTTCCACTG GATGTCAAGCATTGCTTCTCGGAGGACACATTACCAGATGGATTCGACGTCAAGAAAGGAGACTTGGTGATTTACCAACCTTATCCTATGGGAAGAATGCAGTTCTTGTGGGGTGAGGATGCAGAGGATTTCCGGCCAGAGAGATGGCTCAACGGTGACGGTGTATTTGTGCCAGAAAGCCCCTTCAAGTTCCCTGCTTTCCAG GCTGGCCCTCGCATCTGTCTTGGAAAGGAGTTCGCGTATAGGCAGATGAAGATCTTTGCTGCTACACTACTGTGCTTCTTTAAATTCAAGATGTGGGAAGAGATGAGCACAGTGAGATCAAGGACCATGCTCACTCTTCAAATTTATGGAGGACTCCATCTCGCTGCTCTTCACAGACAAGGTTGCTTGAACGCAGATTAG